A genome region from Nocardia sp. NBC_01730 includes the following:
- a CDS encoding biotin--[acetyl-CoA-carboxylase] ligase: MDAEQLRRSVIESPELSFFSHIDVVETTGSTNADLIARAGEPDLDRVVLLAETQEHGRGRHARTWVSPPRAQIAMSLLVRLRGIDPASLGWLSLLTGVSVVDALRTTAGVAADLKWPNDVLIDGRKVAGILAEVATGGVASAVVIGVGLNVSLTEAELPVPHATSLTLAGAKETDRTVLVRSLLTEFARRFTAWRDGNWANGELAAAYRDRCATIGAQVRAELPGGQVLTGVADGVDDAGRLLIGDQAVSAADVTHLRAEN; this comes from the coding sequence TTGGATGCAGAGCAATTGCGGCGCAGTGTCATCGAGTCGCCCGAGCTGTCGTTCTTCTCCCACATCGATGTGGTGGAGACGACCGGGTCGACGAACGCGGACCTGATCGCGCGGGCGGGCGAGCCGGACCTCGATCGCGTGGTACTGCTGGCGGAGACGCAGGAACACGGCCGCGGTCGACACGCGCGAACCTGGGTCAGCCCGCCGCGGGCGCAGATCGCGATGTCGCTGTTGGTGCGGCTGCGCGGGATCGACCCGGCCTCGCTCGGCTGGCTGTCGCTGCTGACCGGCGTCAGCGTCGTGGACGCGCTGCGCACGACGGCCGGGGTCGCCGCGGACCTCAAGTGGCCTAACGACGTGCTGATCGACGGACGCAAGGTCGCGGGCATCCTCGCCGAGGTCGCGACAGGTGGCGTCGCGTCGGCCGTGGTGATTGGCGTCGGACTCAACGTGAGCCTCACCGAGGCGGAACTGCCGGTGCCGCATGCCACGTCGCTCACTCTCGCGGGCGCGAAGGAGACCGACCGGACCGTGCTGGTGCGATCGCTGCTGACCGAATTCGCCCGCCGCTTCACCGCGTGGCGCGACGGGAACTGGGCGAACGGCGAGCTGGCCGCCGCCTACCGCGACCGGTGCGCCACGATCGGTGCCCAGGTCCGGGCCGAGCTGCCCGGCGGCCAAGTGCTGACCGGCGTGGCCGACGGTGTCGACGACGCGGGCCGCCTGCTCATCGGCGACCAGGCGGTATCCGCGGCCGACGTCACCCATCTGCGCGCGGAAAACTGA
- a CDS encoding PH domain-containing protein: MGYPEDVLAPDEQLVLHRHPHWKMLFLPIVTLIVATALAGFAGGLISRKAEGTTRSALLIAVLVVYLFILGWRCVAPVVSWKSTHFIITDRRVLVRQGVLTHTGIDIPMSRISSVQFRHGLFDRMLGTGTLIIESSSSEPLEYDDIPAVQQVHALLYHQVFEVERGHSGHSGRGGWDDHGGYR, encoded by the coding sequence ATGGGTTATCCGGAGGACGTGCTGGCGCCCGATGAACAGCTGGTACTCCATCGTCATCCACATTGGAAAATGCTGTTCTTGCCCATCGTGACGCTCATCGTCGCCACGGCGCTCGCCGGTTTCGCGGGCGGGCTCATCTCACGCAAGGCCGAGGGAACCACGCGATCCGCGCTGCTGATCGCGGTGCTGGTGGTGTACCTGTTCATCCTCGGATGGCGTTGTGTCGCACCGGTTGTCAGCTGGAAGTCGACGCATTTCATCATCACCGACCGCAGAGTGCTCGTGCGCCAGGGCGTGCTCACGCATACCGGCATCGACATTCCGATGAGCCGGATCTCGAGTGTCCAGTTCCGGCACGGGCTGTTCGACCGGATGCTCGGGACCGGGACGCTGATCATCGAGTCGTCCTCCTCCGAACCGCTCGAGTACGACGACATCCCCGCCGTGCAGCAGGTGCACGCGCTGCTCTACCACCAGGTGTTCGAGGTCGAGCGCGGCCACAGCGGCCACAGCGGTCGCGGCGGCTGGGACGACCATGGCGGCTACCGATAA
- a CDS encoding response regulator transcription factor produces the protein MTAVLLAEDDEAIAAPLSRALGREGYSVTVERFGPAVLTRALEGDHDLLILDLGLPGMDGLEVCRQVRARGADLAVLMLTARTDEVDFVVGLDAGADDYVGKPFRLAELLARVRALLRRSGIGDDTVEVGGIRLEPAARRVLVNGVEIGLANKEYELLKVLIDRAGQVVPRETILREVWGDAELRGSKTLDMHMSWLRRKIGDEGPMAERRIVTVRGVGFRLNTD, from the coding sequence ATGACCGCTGTACTGCTGGCCGAGGACGACGAGGCTATCGCCGCGCCGCTGTCGCGCGCGCTCGGGCGTGAGGGCTATTCGGTGACCGTCGAGCGTTTCGGGCCCGCCGTGCTGACGCGGGCACTGGAAGGCGACCACGATCTGCTCATCCTCGACCTCGGCCTGCCAGGAATGGACGGGCTCGAGGTGTGTCGTCAGGTGCGCGCCCGCGGTGCGGATCTGGCTGTGCTGATGCTCACCGCGCGCACCGACGAGGTGGACTTCGTGGTCGGGCTGGACGCGGGCGCCGACGACTACGTCGGCAAGCCCTTCCGGCTCGCCGAGCTGTTGGCCCGGGTGCGAGCGTTGTTGCGCCGCAGCGGCATCGGTGACGACACGGTCGAAGTAGGCGGCATCCGTTTGGAACCGGCGGCGCGGCGGGTGCTGGTGAACGGCGTCGAAATCGGTTTGGCCAATAAGGAATACGAATTGCTCAAGGTACTGATCGACCGGGCCGGGCAGGTGGTGCCGCGCGAGACCATCCTGCGCGAGGTGTGGGGTGACGCCGAGCTGCGCGGCTCCAAGACCTTGGATATGCATATGTCCTGGCTGCGCCGCAAGATCGGTGACGAAGGGCCGATGGCCGAGCGGCGCATCGTCACCGTCCGCGGTGTCGGCTTCCGACTGAATACCGACTGA
- a CDS encoding sensor histidine kinase — protein MRRRILRSMLTVLTLTTVVLGVPLIYTAWLWVEDITRNDLQNRLDRIATEIIAQEHGDGTVLGELDTRSVAPLVPENGKLTIVYPSPRDNASRRDVGAGDVSDPLVESLSMGTSGSLRLEVPSAPMHAMQRQAVAVVGLAVLASLAAAVSVAVVTARRVADPLRDVAARAARLAMGDFRPDPRRHGISELDRVSDVLDSATVEIAGRLQREHALVADVSHQLRSRLTAVRLRLDELSTHSDPEVVHEAEEAMAQVDRLTEAIDDLVRASRDEDAADRDPVPVMDELRGMVAEWTHPFAEAGRALTLIGDESLRAPLTGSRLREAVAVLVDNALMHGGGTCTVSVRTVRPGGDREPLVCVEVADEGDGVRDELAPHIFDRGFSAGGSTGVGLALARALVEADGGRLELQRRRPALFAVFLGSSGYRAPNSVVAEPR, from the coding sequence ATGCGCCGACGGATTCTGCGTTCGATGCTCACTGTGCTGACCCTCACCACGGTCGTGCTCGGCGTGCCGCTCATCTATACGGCTTGGCTGTGGGTCGAGGACATCACCCGCAACGACCTACAGAACCGGCTGGACCGGATCGCAACGGAGATCATCGCGCAGGAGCACGGCGATGGCACGGTGCTCGGCGAGTTGGACACGCGGTCGGTGGCGCCGTTGGTGCCCGAGAACGGCAAGCTCACCATCGTCTACCCGTCGCCGCGGGACAACGCCTCCCGGCGCGACGTCGGGGCGGGCGATGTGTCCGACCCGTTGGTGGAGTCGCTGTCGATGGGCACCTCGGGGTCGCTGCGTCTGGAGGTGCCCTCGGCGCCGATGCACGCCATGCAGCGTCAGGCGGTCGCGGTGGTGGGACTCGCGGTGCTCGCCTCGTTGGCAGCGGCGGTCTCGGTCGCGGTGGTCACCGCCCGTCGGGTGGCCGATCCGCTGCGCGACGTCGCGGCGCGCGCCGCGCGGCTGGCGATGGGCGATTTCCGGCCCGATCCGCGTAGGCACGGTATTTCGGAACTGGACCGCGTCTCGGACGTGCTCGATTCGGCGACCGTGGAGATCGCCGGGCGGCTCCAGCGGGAGCACGCCTTGGTCGCCGATGTGTCGCACCAGCTGCGCAGCAGGCTTACCGCCGTGCGGCTGCGCCTGGACGAGCTCTCCACGCACTCCGATCCGGAGGTGGTGCACGAGGCCGAGGAGGCGATGGCCCAGGTGGACCGGCTCACCGAAGCAATCGACGATCTGGTGCGGGCGTCGCGGGACGAGGACGCGGCGGACCGCGATCCGGTGCCGGTGATGGACGAGCTGCGCGGCATGGTCGCCGAATGGACCCACCCGTTCGCTGAGGCGGGCCGGGCGCTGACGCTGATCGGGGACGAGTCGCTGCGCGCGCCGCTCACCGGCTCGCGGCTGCGCGAGGCGGTGGCAGTGCTGGTGGACAACGCACTCATGCATGGTGGCGGAACCTGCACGGTATCGGTGCGCACAGTGCGGCCGGGCGGCGATCGGGAGCCGCTGGTGTGTGTCGAGGTCGCCGACGAGGGCGACGGGGTGCGCGACGAGCTGGCGCCGCACATCTTCGATCGGGGGTTCTCGGCGGGCGGTTCTACCGGCGTGGGACTGGCGCTGGCGCGTGCGCTGGTCGAGGCCGACGGCGGGCGCCTGGAATTGCAGCGACGCAGGCCCGCGCTGTTCGCGGTCTTCCTCGGATCGTCGGGGTACCGGGCGCCCAACTCGGTGGTGGCTGAGCCGAGATGA
- a CDS encoding GtrA family protein, translated as MTFVDDVVSVLPKQLQDIAYRQRELIKFAIVGATTFVIDSGIFYMLKWTVLAEKPVTAKIISGVIAVIASYILNREWSFKNRGGRERHHEAALFFGVSGVGVVLSFTPLWISSYVFDLRQPNVSFTVENVADFISAFVIGNLLQMAFRFWAMRRWVFPDEMNEIVAEFEDLVEEEFGHS; from the coding sequence GTGACATTCGTCGACGACGTGGTCAGCGTCCTCCCCAAACAGCTGCAAGACATCGCGTACCGGCAGCGGGAATTGATCAAGTTCGCGATCGTCGGCGCGACCACCTTCGTGATCGACAGCGGCATCTTCTACATGCTGAAGTGGACGGTGCTCGCGGAGAAACCGGTCACCGCCAAGATCATTTCCGGCGTCATCGCCGTGATCGCGTCCTACATCCTCAACCGGGAATGGTCGTTCAAGAACCGGGGCGGACGTGAACGCCATCATGAGGCAGCGCTCTTCTTCGGCGTCAGCGGCGTCGGCGTTGTGCTGTCCTTCACGCCGCTGTGGATTTCCAGCTACGTTTTCGACCTGCGCCAGCCCAATGTGAGCTTCACTGTCGAGAATGTCGCCGACTTCATCAGCGCTTTCGTCATCGGCAACCTGCTGCAGATGGCCTTCCGGTTCTGGGCGATGCGCCGCTGGGTCTTCCCCGACGAAATGAACGAGATCGTTGCGGAATTCGAGGACCTCGTGGAAGAGGAATTCGGCCACAGCTGA
- a CDS encoding 5-(carboxyamino)imidazole ribonucleotide synthase, with protein MTILSDVSARSFDPSTMPTVTMVGGGQLSRMTHQAAIALGQRLRVLAEHPDDPAAQVSPEVVLGSHTDLAALRKAAVGSHALTFDHEHVLTEHLEALVAEGVNVQPPPQALVYAQDKLAMRTKLTELGLPVPAFTPVTSVADAVRFGAEHDWRIVLKAVRGGYDGRGVWMPDSAAAAEAIVTDQLAYGVGLLAEVKVDLKRELSAMVARSPFGQAATWPVVETVQRNGQCVVVIAPAPGLPESRAAEAETMALNLAEELGVVGAMAVELFETNDGALLVNELAMRPHNSGHWGMDGARTGQFEQHLRAVLDYPLGDTSPLAPVTVMVNILGAPESPAMSMDERLHHLFARMSDAKVHLYGKSERPDRKIGHVNILGDDVAEVREKAERAAHWMSHAVWTDGWDPHE; from the coding sequence ATGACAATATTGTCCGACGTGAGCGCACGTTCTTTCGATCCGTCAACCATGCCCACCGTCACCATGGTCGGTGGCGGGCAGCTGTCACGTATGACCCACCAGGCGGCGATCGCGCTGGGCCAGCGGCTCCGCGTGCTCGCCGAGCACCCGGACGACCCGGCCGCGCAGGTGAGCCCCGAGGTGGTGCTCGGCAGCCACACCGATCTGGCCGCGCTGCGCAAGGCCGCGGTCGGCTCGCACGCGCTGACCTTCGACCACGAGCACGTGCTGACCGAGCACCTGGAGGCACTGGTCGCCGAGGGCGTGAATGTCCAGCCGCCGCCGCAGGCCCTTGTCTACGCGCAGGACAAGTTGGCGATGCGCACCAAGCTCACCGAACTCGGGCTGCCCGTGCCCGCGTTCACGCCGGTGACTTCGGTGGCCGACGCGGTGCGGTTCGGGGCGGAACACGACTGGCGGATCGTGCTGAAGGCGGTGCGTGGCGGCTACGACGGGCGCGGCGTCTGGATGCCCGATTCCGCCGCCGCCGCCGAGGCGATCGTCACCGACCAGCTCGCATACGGCGTGGGGCTGCTCGCGGAGGTGAAGGTCGACCTGAAGCGGGAGCTGTCGGCGATGGTGGCGCGTTCGCCGTTCGGGCAGGCGGCGACCTGGCCGGTGGTGGAGACCGTGCAGCGCAACGGTCAGTGCGTCGTGGTGATAGCGCCCGCGCCCGGCCTCCCGGAGTCCAGGGCCGCCGAGGCGGAGACCATGGCGCTGAACCTCGCCGAGGAGCTGGGTGTCGTCGGGGCCATGGCGGTGGAGTTGTTCGAGACCAACGACGGCGCGCTGCTGGTGAACGAGCTGGCGATGCGCCCGCACAATTCCGGGCACTGGGGGATGGACGGCGCGCGCACCGGTCAATTCGAGCAGCATCTGCGCGCCGTGCTGGACTACCCGCTCGGCGACACCAGCCCGCTGGCGCCGGTGACCGTGATGGTCAACATCCTCGGCGCGCCCGAGTCTCCGGCCATGTCGATGGACGAACGGCTGCACCACCTGTTCGCCAGGATGTCCGACGCCAAGGTGCACCTGTACGGCAAGAGCGAGCGGCCCGACCGGAAGATCGGGCACGTCAACATCCTCGGCGACGACGTGGCCGAGGTTCGGGAGAAGGCCGAGCGCGCGGCGCACTGGATGTCGCACGCTGTTTGGACCGACGGATGGGATCCGCATGAGTGA
- the purE gene encoding 5-(carboxyamino)imidazole ribonucleotide mutase, protein MSEAVAVTPAVGLIMGSDSDWPTMEAAAEALAEFGIRFEVGVVSAHRTPQRMLEYARDAAGRGLKVIIAGAGGAAHLPGMVASATPLPVIGVPVPLKYLDGIDSLLSIVQMPAGVPVATVSIGGARNAGLLAARILATYDPALRTRMEQFQAGLEQMVLEKDDALRTKLLG, encoded by the coding sequence ATGAGTGAAGCAGTGGCAGTGACTCCGGCGGTCGGCCTGATCATGGGCAGCGACTCCGACTGGCCGACCATGGAGGCCGCCGCGGAAGCGCTGGCGGAGTTCGGCATTCGCTTCGAGGTGGGCGTCGTCTCGGCACACCGCACCCCGCAACGCATGCTCGAGTACGCGCGAGACGCCGCCGGCCGCGGACTGAAGGTCATCATCGCCGGTGCGGGCGGTGCCGCCCACCTGCCCGGCATGGTCGCCTCGGCCACCCCGCTGCCGGTCATCGGGGTGCCCGTCCCGCTCAAGTACCTCGACGGCATCGACTCGCTGCTGTCTATCGTCCAGATGCCCGCGGGCGTGCCCGTAGCCACGGTCTCGATCGGCGGCGCCCGCAACGCGGGCTTGCTCGCCGCCCGCATCCTCGCCACCTACGACCCGGCTCTGCGCACCCGAATGGAACAGTTCCAGGCCGGACTCGAACAGATGGTCCTGGAAAAGGACGACGCCCTCCGCACAAAACTTTTGGGTTGA
- a CDS encoding TetR family transcriptional regulator has product MTIGDIARPRGGDPAQFRLTVVDQALRLFAEKGYEATTVDEIAEAAGISRRTFFRQFRSKEDVIFADHESQLAQAAEFLAASRADPWEAVCDAVVQVFERFTQWRDIAARRYRVVRRVPALREREIVTVFRYERLFTDYLRERLPDVPDLARVQFTAAVTATHNYLLRRMVRGESAAGAADLRLELAAIPRGARRESNADELVVAVFPRDIAPRQVADLLARKLRTL; this is encoded by the coding sequence GTGACTATTGGCGACATCGCCCGGCCGCGGGGCGGCGACCCTGCGCAGTTCCGGCTCACCGTTGTGGATCAGGCGTTGCGGTTGTTCGCCGAGAAGGGGTACGAAGCGACGACGGTGGACGAGATCGCGGAGGCGGCGGGTATTTCCCGGCGGACATTCTTCCGGCAGTTCCGGTCGAAAGAAGACGTGATCTTCGCCGATCACGAGTCGCAGTTGGCGCAGGCGGCCGAGTTCCTCGCCGCGTCGCGCGCGGATCCGTGGGAAGCGGTGTGCGACGCGGTGGTGCAGGTATTCGAGCGGTTCACCCAGTGGCGGGATATCGCGGCCCGCCGCTATCGGGTGGTGCGCCGCGTGCCCGCACTGCGCGAACGCGAGATCGTCACCGTCTTCCGCTATGAGCGGCTGTTCACCGACTACCTGCGCGAGCGGCTGCCCGACGTGCCGGATCTGGCGCGGGTGCAGTTCACCGCGGCCGTCACGGCGACGCACAACTACCTGCTGCGCCGGATGGTGCGCGGCGAGTCCGCCGCGGGCGCTGCGGATCTGCGACTGGAGCTGGCCGCGATTCCGCGCGGCGCGCGGCGCGAATCGAACGCCGACGAGCTGGTCGTCGCCGTTTTCCCCCGCGACATCGCGCCCCGACAGGTCGCCGATCTACTCGCCCGCAAGCTGAGAACGTTGTGA
- a CDS encoding acyl-CoA dehydrogenase, whose protein sequence is MAGNPDFDLFKLEDFHDELRAAIRGLAEKEIAPHAKDVDGNSRFPEEALAVLNASGFNAVHVPEAYGGQDADSVATCIVIEEVARVCGSSSLIPAVNKLGTMGLILNGSEELKRQVLPDIVNGAMASYALSEREAGSDAAGMRTRAKREGDDWIINGSKCWITNGGKSSWYTVMAVTDADKGANGISAFLVHQDDEGFVVGPLEHKLGIKGSPTAELYFENCRVPGDRIVGEPGTGFKTALQTLDHTRPTIGAQAVGLAQGALDAAIAYTKDRKQFGKSIADFQNTQFMLADMAMKIEAARLMVYTSAARAERGEKNLGFISAAAKCFASDVAMEVTTNAVQLFGGAGYTTDFPVERMMRDAKITQIYEGTNQIQRLVMSRALLK, encoded by the coding sequence ATGGCGGGAAACCCCGATTTCGACCTGTTCAAGCTCGAGGACTTCCACGATGAGCTGCGTGCCGCCATCCGCGGTCTCGCGGAGAAAGAAATCGCCCCGCACGCCAAGGACGTCGATGGCAACTCCCGCTTCCCCGAGGAGGCGTTGGCCGTACTCAACGCCTCCGGCTTCAATGCCGTGCATGTGCCGGAGGCATATGGAGGCCAGGACGCGGACTCGGTCGCGACCTGCATCGTGATCGAAGAGGTCGCCCGGGTCTGCGGTTCTTCCTCGCTGATTCCCGCGGTCAACAAGCTCGGCACCATGGGCCTGATCCTCAACGGCTCCGAGGAGCTGAAGCGGCAGGTCCTGCCCGACATCGTCAACGGCGCGATGGCCTCCTACGCGCTGTCCGAGCGCGAGGCTGGTTCCGACGCGGCAGGTATGCGCACCCGGGCAAAGCGGGAGGGTGACGACTGGATCATCAACGGCTCCAAGTGTTGGATCACCAACGGCGGCAAGTCCTCCTGGTACACCGTCATGGCGGTGACCGACGCGGACAAGGGCGCCAACGGCATTTCGGCGTTCCTGGTGCACCAGGACGACGAGGGCTTCGTAGTCGGTCCGCTGGAGCACAAGCTCGGCATCAAGGGTTCGCCCACCGCCGAGCTGTACTTCGAGAACTGCCGAGTGCCGGGTGACCGCATCGTCGGCGAGCCGGGCACCGGTTTCAAGACCGCGCTGCAGACCCTCGACCACACCCGGCCGACCATCGGCGCCCAGGCCGTCGGCCTGGCCCAGGGCGCGCTGGACGCGGCCATCGCCTACACCAAGGACCGCAAGCAGTTCGGCAAGTCGATCGCCGACTTCCAGAACACCCAGTTCATGCTCGCCGACATGGCGATGAAGATCGAGGCGGCCCGCCTCATGGTCTACACTTCGGCCGCCCGCGCCGAGCGCGGCGAGAAGAACCTCGGCTTCATCTCCGCCGCCGCCAAGTGCTTCGCCTCCGACGTCGCCATGGAGGTCACCACCAACGCCGTCCAGCTGTTCGGCGGCGCCGGCTACACCACCGATTTCCCGGTGGAGCGCATGATGCGGGACGCGAAGATCACCCAGATCTACGAGGGAACCAACCAGATCCAGCGTCTGGTCATGTCCCGCGCCCTGCTCAAATGA
- a CDS encoding Arc family DNA-binding protein produces the protein MDLTSYVDFLVRELATAAEAGGEEARALAERLAGPVESAVRLTLLEALSAAADEITRDLAPGSVEVRLRGRDPDFVVTPPPSEPAYATAAPAPASVPDAGPAGVDEAATARINFRLPEHLKASIEEAAAKEGRSVNAWLGRVASAALRQPGMEQAPAQRGGRGKQHYTGWVS, from the coding sequence ATGGACTTGACATCGTATGTGGATTTCCTCGTCCGGGAACTGGCGACCGCTGCCGAGGCGGGGGGTGAGGAGGCCCGTGCGCTGGCTGAGCGGCTGGCTGGGCCGGTCGAGTCGGCGGTCCGCCTCACTCTGCTGGAGGCGCTGTCGGCCGCCGCCGACGAGATCACCCGTGACCTCGCGCCTGGTTCGGTCGAGGTCCGGCTGCGGGGCCGCGACCCGGACTTCGTGGTGACGCCACCACCGTCCGAGCCCGCATACGCCACGGCCGCGCCGGCACCCGCGTCGGTACCGGACGCCGGGCCGGCGGGCGTCGACGAAGCCGCCACCGCGCGGATCAACTTCCGGCTCCCGGAACACCTCAAGGCCTCGATCGAGGAGGCAGCCGCGAAGGAGGGCCGCTCGGTCAACGCGTGGCTCGGCCGGGTCGCCTCTGCCGCGTTGCGGCAACCAGGCATGGAACAAGCCCCGGCGCAGCGCGGCGGCAGGGGCAAGCAGCACTACACCGGCTGGGTCAGCTAG
- a CDS encoding DUF4097 family beta strand repeat-containing protein — translation MSTFDTPEPIIVTLDLSVANVRFVASERTDTVVEVRPTNENESSDVKAAKQVRVEYSGGTLLIKGKNPRPFDFSAKSWSVDLTVELPEGSQVHADAAIGDFQSTGRLGECRFKSATGHARLGRTGPLRLNTSAGNVSVEGVAGDAEVTTGTGRIRIGEIEGSATIKNSNGDTDIGTIGGEARVRSANGDIALGRVGGGVNTKTANGAIRVGEVARGSVVLETATGDLEIGIGAGASAWLDVKTNFGQVRNALDETAKPPEKTGEKVEVRAHTGFGDITIQRA, via the coding sequence ATGTCTACATTCGATACGCCAGAACCGATCATCGTGACCCTCGATCTCAGCGTCGCCAACGTGCGGTTCGTCGCGAGCGAGCGTACCGACACCGTGGTCGAGGTGCGCCCGACCAACGAGAACGAATCTTCGGACGTGAAGGCTGCCAAGCAGGTCCGCGTCGAATACTCGGGTGGCACGCTGCTGATCAAGGGCAAGAACCCGCGCCCGTTCGACTTCTCCGCCAAGAGCTGGTCGGTCGACCTGACCGTCGAACTGCCCGAGGGCTCGCAGGTGCACGCGGACGCGGCGATCGGCGACTTCCAGTCGACCGGTCGGCTCGGCGAGTGCCGGTTCAAGTCCGCCACCGGGCATGCGCGGCTCGGCCGGACCGGGCCGCTGCGGCTGAACACGTCCGCAGGCAACGTCTCGGTCGAGGGCGTCGCGGGCGATGCCGAGGTGACCACCGGGACCGGCCGAATCCGGATCGGCGAGATCGAGGGCAGCGCCACGATCAAGAACTCCAACGGCGACACCGACATCGGCACGATCGGCGGCGAGGCGCGAGTGCGTTCTGCGAACGGGGACATCGCGCTGGGCCGGGTGGGCGGCGGAGTGAACACGAAGACCGCCAACGGGGCCATCCGGGTCGGCGAGGTGGCCCGCGGTTCCGTCGTGCTGGAGACCGCGACCGGCGACCTGGAGATCGGCATCGGTGCGGGTGCGTCGGCCTGGCTCGATGTGAAGACCAATTTCGGGCAGGTGCGCAACGCGCTCGACGAAACGGCGAAGCCGCCGGAGAAGACCGGCGAGAAGGTCGAAGTACGCGCGCACACCGGATTCGGTGACATCACGATCCAGCGGGCCTGA
- a CDS encoding ATP-binding cassette domain-containing protein, whose protein sequence is MMNNAAQLAISVRGLRKSFGDKVVLDGIDLNVPQGTIFSLLGANGAGKTTTVKILSTLIDASDGRAEVAGHDVASDPDAVRAAIGVTGQFSAVDNLLTGEENLRLMADLNHLSKNDGKRTAIDLLERFDLTEAARKPASTYSGGMRRRLDLAMTLVGSPRVIFLDEPTTGLDPRSRRGMWQIVRELVAGGVTIFLTTQYLAEADELADRIAVLEGGRLVAEGTAEELKRRIPGGHVRLEFTEHSGFRTAQRILGRAAHRDGEALALRVPNDGSMRSLKALLDRLDSESIEVDGLSVHTPDLDDVFLALTGDSDNEKVTTR, encoded by the coding sequence ATGATGAACAATGCCGCACAACTGGCAATATCGGTGCGCGGGCTGCGGAAATCGTTCGGCGACAAGGTGGTGCTGGACGGAATCGACCTGAACGTTCCGCAGGGCACGATCTTCTCGTTGCTCGGTGCGAACGGCGCAGGCAAGACGACGACGGTCAAGATCCTGTCTACGCTGATCGACGCGAGTGACGGCCGGGCCGAGGTCGCGGGGCATGATGTGGCGTCCGATCCGGATGCGGTGCGGGCGGCGATCGGGGTCACCGGCCAGTTCTCCGCGGTGGACAACCTGCTCACCGGCGAGGAAAACCTGCGGTTGATGGCGGACCTGAACCATCTGTCCAAAAATGACGGTAAGCGGACGGCGATCGATCTGCTGGAGCGGTTCGACCTGACCGAGGCGGCGCGGAAACCGGCGTCCACATATTCCGGGGGTATGCGGCGGCGGCTGGATCTGGCGATGACGCTGGTGGGGAGTCCCCGGGTGATCTTCCTGGACGAGCCGACCACCGGGCTGGATCCTCGCAGCAGGCGCGGGATGTGGCAGATCGTGCGGGAACTGGTGGCTGGGGGCGTGACCATCTTCCTGACCACGCAGTATCTGGCGGAGGCCGACGAACTGGCCGACCGGATCGCGGTGCTCGAGGGCGGCAGGCTGGTCGCCGAGGGCACCGCGGAAGAACTGAAACGCCGGATTCCCGGCGGCCACGTCCGGCTCGAGTTCACCGAGCACAGTGGTTTCCGGACCGCGCAACGGATTCTCGGCCGGGCCGCGCACCGGGACGGTGAGGCGCTGGCCCTGCGGGTGCCGAACGACGGCAGCATGCGCTCGCTGAAGGCACTGCTGGACCGGCTCGACTCTGAGTCGATCGAGGTGGACGGCCTTTCCGTGCACACGCCCGATCTGGATGACGTTTTCCTCGCCCTCACTGGTGATTCCGACAACGAGAAGGTGACGACCCGATGA